In Pseudomonas nunensis, a single window of DNA contains:
- the tolR gene encoding protein TolR, with protein sequence MARARKKRKPVAEMNVVPYIDVMLVLLVIFMVTAPMLNQGVKVDLPKVSSEALPQDNNTQVLTISIKSDKTYYWNLGSEVDTDKQQDKAMTLPQMTSAVTKIISAGNENGKHTQVFIRGDKTVDYGSVMGAMGGLQKAGVGNVGLITEAP encoded by the coding sequence ATCGCTCGAGCTCGCAAAAAGCGCAAGCCGGTCGCCGAGATGAACGTAGTGCCTTACATCGACGTGATGCTGGTACTGCTGGTCATCTTCATGGTGACCGCGCCGATGCTCAATCAGGGCGTGAAGGTTGATCTGCCCAAGGTTTCCAGCGAAGCCTTGCCGCAGGACAACAACACCCAGGTCCTGACCATTTCGATCAAGTCTGACAAGACCTATTACTGGAACCTTGGCAGCGAAGTCGACACCGACAAGCAGCAGGACAAGGCCATGACCTTGCCGCAGATGACCAGCGCCGTGACCAAAATCATCAGCGCCGGCAACGAAAACGGCAAGCACACCCAAGTCTTCATTCGTGGCGACAAGACTGTCGACTACGGTTCGGTCATGGGCGCCATGGGCGGGTTGCAGAAGGCCGGAGTCGGTAATGTTGGCTTGATTACCGAGGCGCCCTGA
- the tolQ gene encoding protein TolQ — MEANVVDHSSMWSLVSNASVVVQLVMLILVAASVTSWIMIFQRSNLLRAGRRALESFEERFWSGIDLSKLYRQAGSNPDPDSGVEQIFRAGFKEFSRLRQQPGVDPEAVMEGVARAMRVAISREEEKLEQSLPFLATVGSVSPYIGLFGTVWGIMNSFRGLATAQQATLATVAPGIAEALVATAIGLFAAIPAVIAYNRFAARSETLLSRYYTFADEFQAILHRKVHTSEE, encoded by the coding sequence GTGGAAGCTAACGTCGTCGACCATTCCTCCATGTGGAGCCTGGTCAGCAATGCCAGCGTCGTGGTGCAGTTGGTAATGCTGATTCTGGTAGCCGCATCGGTGACCTCATGGATCATGATCTTTCAGCGCAGCAATTTGCTGCGCGCCGGTCGACGTGCCCTGGAGAGCTTTGAAGAGCGCTTCTGGTCGGGTATCGACCTGTCCAAACTCTACCGTCAGGCCGGCAGCAACCCTGACCCGGATTCGGGCGTCGAGCAGATCTTCCGTGCCGGTTTCAAGGAATTCTCCCGTCTGCGTCAGCAGCCAGGCGTTGACCCGGAAGCGGTCATGGAAGGCGTGGCCCGTGCCATGCGCGTCGCCATTTCCCGCGAAGAAGAAAAGCTCGAGCAGAGCTTGCCGTTCCTCGCCACCGTCGGTTCCGTCAGCCCGTACATCGGTCTGTTCGGTACGGTCTGGGGCATCATGAACTCCTTCCGTGGCCTGGCAACTGCCCAGCAAGCGACCCTGGCCACCGTGGCCCCGGGCATCGCCGAAGCACTGGTGGCTACTGCCATCGGCCTGTTCGCAGCCATCCCGGCCGTTATCGCTTACAACCGTTTTGCTGCTCGCAGCGAAACCCTGCTGAGCCGTTACTACACCTTCGCCGACGAATTCCAGGCGATCCTGCACCGCAAAGTGCACACCAGCGAAGAATAA
- the tolB gene encoding Tol-Pal system beta propeller repeat protein TolB — MAVADEKNILVTSGSDRATPIAVVPFGFQGGTVLPDDMAEIIGNDLRNSGYYSPIPKQQMISQPSQASEIIFRDWKAISAQYIMVGSIVPAGGRLQVQYALFNVATEQQVLTGSVSGSVDQLRDMAHYIADQSFEKLTGIKGAFSTRLLYVTAERFSEKNTRYTLQRSDYDGARAVTLLQSREPILSPRFAPDGKRIAYVSFEQKRPRIFMQNIDTGRREQITNFEGLNGAPAWSPDGNRLAFVLSKDGNPDIYVMNLGSRQISRVTNGPGINTEPFWGKDGSTIYFTSDRGGKPQIYKTSVGGGGAERVTFIGNYNANPKLSADEKTLVMIHRQDGFTNFKVAAQDLQRGSVKILTDSTLDESPTVAPNGTMVIYATRQQGRGVLMLVSINGRVRLPLPTAQGEVREPSWSPYLN, encoded by the coding sequence ATGGCGGTAGCAGATGAAAAAAACATTCTGGTCACCAGCGGCAGTGATCGGGCCACCCCGATTGCGGTAGTACCGTTCGGCTTCCAGGGCGGTACCGTCCTGCCGGACGACATGGCCGAAATCATTGGTAACGATTTGCGCAACTCGGGCTACTACTCGCCGATTCCAAAGCAGCAAATGATCAGCCAGCCGAGCCAGGCCAGCGAAATCATTTTCCGTGACTGGAAGGCGATCAGCGCCCAGTACATCATGGTCGGCAGCATTGTTCCGGCGGGCGGTCGCCTGCAGGTTCAGTACGCTTTGTTCAACGTCGCCACCGAGCAGCAAGTGCTGACCGGCAGCGTGTCGGGCAGCGTCGATCAACTGCGCGACATGGCTCACTACATCGCTGACCAGTCGTTCGAAAAACTCACCGGTATTAAAGGTGCGTTCTCGACACGCCTGCTGTACGTGACAGCCGAGCGTTTCTCCGAGAAGAACACGCGCTACACGCTGCAACGTTCGGACTATGACGGCGCCCGCGCCGTGACCCTGCTGCAATCGCGCGAGCCGATCCTGTCGCCGCGTTTCGCACCGGATGGCAAGCGCATCGCCTATGTTTCGTTCGAGCAGAAGCGTCCGCGCATCTTCATGCAGAACATCGACACCGGTCGCCGTGAGCAGATCACCAACTTCGAAGGCCTGAATGGCGCGCCAGCCTGGTCGCCGGATGGCAATCGCCTGGCATTCGTACTGTCGAAAGACGGCAACCCGGACATCTATGTGATGAACCTGGGTTCACGTCAGATCTCCCGCGTCACCAACGGTCCTGGCATCAACACCGAACCGTTCTGGGGTAAAGATGGTTCGACCATCTACTTCACCTCCGACCGTGGCGGCAAGCCACAAATCTACAAGACCAGCGTCGGTGGTGGCGGTGCGGAACGCGTGACTTTCATCGGTAACTACAACGCAAACCCGAAACTTTCGGCCGATGAAAAGACCCTGGTGATGATTCACCGCCAGGATGGCTTCACTAATTTCAAGGTGGCGGCCCAGGATTTGCAGCGCGGAAGCGTAAAAATCCTCACTGATAGCACTCTGGACGAGTCGCCTACTGTTGCGCCCAACGGCACCATGGTAATCTACGCCACCCGCCAGCAGGGCCGGGGAGTCTTGATGCTCGTGTCCATTAATGGACGCGTAAGGCTCCCGCTTCCTACCGCACAAGGCGAAGTCAGAGAACCTTCCTGGTCCCCTTACCTGAACTGA
- the ybgC gene encoding tol-pal system-associated acyl-CoA thioesterase, producing MRAQNGLEPFAHRCRVYYEDTDAGGIVYYVNYLKFMERARTERLRELGFAQSQLAGEDLLFVVHSSEARYHAPARLDDELLVSAEVIELNRVSLRFKQQVRRATDNALLCEGQFLVACVRTNSLKPRAIPEALRAAFADVSGAGTHSKQEIKRGS from the coding sequence ATGCGCGCGCAAAACGGGCTTGAGCCTTTCGCACATCGTTGTCGCGTTTATTACGAGGACACCGATGCGGGCGGCATCGTGTATTACGTTAATTACCTCAAGTTTATGGAACGGGCTCGAACCGAGCGGCTCCGGGAACTGGGCTTTGCCCAATCCCAGCTGGCAGGGGAGGACCTGTTGTTCGTCGTGCATTCCAGCGAAGCGCGTTACCACGCGCCGGCGCGACTGGACGACGAACTCCTGGTAAGCGCTGAAGTAATCGAATTGAACCGTGTCAGCCTGCGCTTTAAACAGCAAGTCAGGCGGGCTACGGATAATGCGCTGCTCTGTGAAGGGCAGTTTCTGGTGGCCTGTGTGCGCACTAACAGTTTGAAACCCCGGGCCATTCCCGAAGCTCTACGTGCGGCCTTTGCCGACGTGAGCGGCGCGGGTACACACTCAAAGCAGGAGATAAAGCGTGGAAGCTAA
- the tolA gene encoding cell envelope integrity protein TolA, which produces MQQQREPTASESYFWPSVWAIGLHVLVFGMLFVSFAMTPELPPAKPIVQATLYQLKSKSRATTQTNQKIAGEAVKSAARQTEVEQMEQKKVEQEAVKAAEQKKEEAAQKAEEAKKADESKKSEEAKKADEAKKADEAKKTAEAKKAEEKQLADIAKKKSEEEAKKAAEEEAKKAAAEEAKKKIVEDAKKKAADDAKKKAEAEEAKKKVADEAKKKAAADAAKKKSQDAARKSTEDKKAQALADLLSDTPQRQQALADEQGDEVAGSFDDLIRARAAEGWARPPSARKGMTVVLQIGMLPDGTVTSVSVSKSSGDGPFDSSAVAAVKNIGRLTEMQGMKPSDFAPYRSFKMTFTPEDLAL; this is translated from the coding sequence ATGCAGCAACAACGAGAGCCAACAGCCTCGGAAAGCTACTTCTGGCCTAGTGTCTGGGCGATTGGCTTGCACGTGCTGGTTTTCGGCATGCTGTTCGTCAGTTTCGCCATGACGCCTGAGTTGCCGCCGGCCAAGCCGATTGTCCAGGCGACCCTGTACCAGCTGAAATCGAAAAGTCGGGCGACCACCCAGACCAATCAGAAGATTGCGGGTGAAGCGGTGAAGTCTGCCGCGCGTCAAACCGAAGTCGAACAGATGGAGCAGAAGAAGGTCGAGCAGGAAGCGGTGAAGGCTGCGGAACAAAAGAAAGAAGAAGCGGCTCAAAAAGCCGAGGAAGCCAAGAAGGCCGACGAGTCCAAGAAGTCTGAGGAAGCGAAAAAGGCTGATGAAGCCAAGAAAGCCGACGAAGCCAAGAAGACCGCCGAAGCCAAAAAGGCCGAAGAGAAACAATTGGCTGATATAGCCAAGAAGAAATCTGAAGAAGAAGCCAAGAAAGCTGCTGAAGAAGAGGCCAAGAAAGCGGCCGCTGAAGAAGCGAAGAAAAAGATCGTCGAAGACGCGAAGAAGAAAGCCGCGGACGACGCCAAGAAAAAAGCTGAAGCTGAAGAGGCGAAGAAGAAAGTCGCCGACGAAGCGAAGAAGAAAGCTGCTGCCGATGCTGCGAAGAAGAAATCGCAGGATGCGGCACGTAAATCTACCGAAGACAAAAAGGCCCAGGCCTTGGCAGATTTGCTTTCCGACACGCCGCAGCGTCAGCAGGCGTTGGCTGATGAGCAGGGCGATGAAGTCGCCGGCAGTTTCGATGATTTGATTCGTGCTCGTGCAGCGGAAGGCTGGGCTCGTCCACCTTCGGCACGCAAAGGCATGACGGTCGTGTTGCAAATCGGCATGTTGCCGGACGGTACGGTGACTTCGGTCAGCGTTTCCAAGTCCAGTGGCGATGGTCCGTTCGACTCGTCTGCTGTGGCTGCGGTCAAGAATATTGGACGTTTGACAGAAATGCAGGGAATGAAGCCGAGCGATTTCGCTCCGTATCGTTCATTCAAGATGACATTCACACCTGAGGATCTAGCCTTGTGA